The following nucleotide sequence is from Psychroflexus torquis ATCC 700755.
TTATTAACGCTCTCCATGACTTTCCCAAACTTATAGAACGACCTATAGTCATAAATGGAGAGAAAGCAATCATAGGAAGACCTCCAGAAGATATTAAAGGTATTCTTTAGGATTTGTAATAATAGATGTATATGGGATATTTATAATTTACCATTTTTAAAATTTAAAATACATGGATCACTATACCACTCAAGAAAATGTTCAACACGAATATCAAAACTGGAAGCTTTCTCAACTTATACTTAAAGAAATAGCTAATTTTTTAGGTTCAAAAGCTAAATTCCAACATGTTAAAGCAGGTCTTGAAAATACACTTATGAACACCTTGGGAGATCATCAAGTCCATGGAGTAGAGCTTTTTCAAAAAATTGATCAGCAGTATATATCTTCAGGGTTTAGCTATGCTGATATTTCGCTTGATGATTCTGAGTGCAGTTCTTGCTTAGAGATTATCACTACAGTAATCGATGAACATTTTAAGGACATCGAAATACCTTCTGAAGTTAGTTCTTCTCCTGACACTTTAAGTATAGATGATTTTGAACTTAAAAGAAATCAGTATATCGATAAAGCTTATCATTTTGTAAACTCTGAAACTGACGATGCTACGGCTACCAATGCAATCTTAAGATCTGCATTGCGATATGGATCTATTTATGCTGAAACGCGACATATAGGACCTCCTCAGAAAGTTTACGACTTATTTTATAAGTGGGGCGTCCGCAATGAAGGCTTTGCCTCCCCATTTAATGCTAGATTATTAGGTAAACCAAAAGCTCAATTTTATAGTCTTTTTGAAAATACCGATGAGATTTTTGGGAGCGGTGGAAGCTTTTTCAATTTAAATAGTCCTGAAAATCCTGGGCACTGGTGCTTAGACCCCCCCTTTACTTCAGAACTTATGATAAAAGTAGACTCTATTTTAGCCTCTTGGTTGAAAACCTATACGGATCTGAGTTTTTTACTTATTATTCCACAAAGCCATACTCCTTCGAACAAACCCGATGAAACAATAACTCTTAAAAAAGATCTTCATTATTATGAAGGTTTGGAAGGTGTTTTAAAGCCACTACCGGTCAACGTTTGTATACATAGGTATGGAAATATAGAAGGCTTCTCTTCAGATGCAATCCTGGAGGGATATTCCAAATAAAAAAAGCTGCCTTTTTTAAGAGGCAGCTTTTAAGTAGGGTTCATAAATTCATTTAAGAATTTGTCATGTCTTCAGGTCTTACCCATTTATCGAATTCTTCTTCAGTGGTATACCCTAGATTTACAGCCTCTTCCTTTAAAGTAGTTCCATTTTCGTGAGCTGTATTGGCAATTTCCGCAGCTTTATAATAGCCTATCTTTGGATTTAAGGCTGTCACCAACATCAAAGAATTTCTCAATAATTCATTGATGCGGTCTTGATTAGGCTCAATTCCAGCAGCGCAATTTTCTTCAAAAGACACACACGCATCTCCAATTAATTGGGCAGACTGTAATAGATTGGATGCCATTACTGGCTTAAAGACGTTAAGCTCAAACTGACCTTGCATTCCTCCTACTCCAATAGCCACATCATTTCCCATAACTTGAGCACAAACCATGGTGAGCGCTTCACACTGAGTCGGGTTTACTTTACCAGGCATAATTGATGAGCCTGGCTCATTAGCAGGAATTGTAATCTCTCCTATTCCACTTCTAGGTCCAGAAGACAACATTCTTATATCATTACCTATTTTATTTAAAGAAACCGCTAATTGTTTTAAAGCTCCATGAGTTTCTACTAAAGCATCATGAGCCGCTAAAGCTTCAAATTTATTTTCTGCAGTAACGAAAGGAAGCTTAGTAAATTCTGCAATGTAATGAGCTACTTTTTCTGCGTAGCCTTCTGGTGTATTAAGCCCAGTTCCTACTGCAGTTCCTCCTAAAGCTAATTCCTGTAGGTGAGGCAGGGTATTTTCTAAAGCCTTTAGACCGTGGTTTAATTGGGAGACATAGCCACTGAATTCTTGTCCTAAGGTTAAGGGAGTAGCATCCATAAAGTGAGTTCTTCCAATTTTCACAATGCCTTTAAAAGTCTCTGCCTTTTTCTGAAGCTGGTCTCTCAGTTGTTCAATACCAGGAATCGTGACTTCTACAATTTTTTTGTAGGCGGCAATATGCATTCCTGTGGGGAAGGTATCATTAGACGATTGAGATTTATTAACGTCATCGTTTGGGGATACAAATTTATCACCTTTGCCTAGTTCATGACCTTGTAGTTGATGAATCCTGTTGGAAATCACTTCATTCACATTCATATTACTTTGGGTACCAGACCCCGTTTGCCATATCACCAAAGGAAACTGGTCATCGTGTTGTCCCTCTAAAATTTCGTCGCAAACTTTAGCAATCCAATCTCGCTTTTCTACTTCAAGAACTCCGAGTTCTGCATTGGTATATGCAGCTGCTTTTTTCAAATAAGCAAAGCCGTAGATTATTTCGAGGGGCATAGAGGCAGGGGGACCTATCTTAAAATTATTCCTAGAACGTTCTGTTTGTGCAGCCCATAATTTGTCTGCAGGAACTTTTACCTCTCCTATGGTATCTTTCTCAATTCTATATGACATTGTATTGATTTTAATTTTTCAAATTTAAGAAATTATAGCTTTAGATACGTTTAATGCCAAATTAAACCTATCATGTCGCACTAAATCGTTTTAGCGATATGAATTCGGCACAGGCTTTTTTCGCCTACTTTTTATCAAAAACAATGACCGTAACTAAGGCTATGCTAATTATTTTTTATTTCAATCAATCAAAAAACCTGTGCGGAACTAAGTCGTAGTATAATTCAATTTATGTATACGATACAATAAATTTAATTTGGTGTAACTTTTTATTTCCACGCAATTATTTTTATCTTTTATAGGTTTGTAATTTTAAGTTTATTTATATTTGTAAAAATAAACTTTTTCTGATGTTCGAATTTGATCAATATTTAGGTTTTTTACTTTTCTTACTTATACTAACCATTGGCTTTTGGTTATTGATTTTTCTAACGGCTATCATTCCTTATTGGATTGGAGGCTCGCTAATCGAACGTTTGAAAGAAATTAAAGAAAGCAAAAAGAACAAAAACAAATAGATTACACTATTTATAAAGAAAAAGCAGAATCTTTCGATTCTGCTTTTTCTGTTTGGTGCCTAAAGCTACGATCCACCGAAGTCTCCGTCATCATTGTTACTTCTTCTGTTTTGTTCTCGCTTTTGTTGATTAAACCTATAAACTAGAGTAGCTGTTACTTGTCTTACCCTCCATTGGAAAGAACTATTTGATGTAAAATTTTCCGTAATAGTGAATTGATCTCTTTTTCTTGAATTAAATAAATCTCTAACGTTTAAAGAAATAGTTAGATTATCATCTTTTAAAAAATCTTTACTAAGGGCTAAATCAATAGAGGCTATAGGGTCTGTTTCAGTTTGGGCATTTACCCTAGGACCTCTATAAAAGGCATTGGTTTGCCATTGGATTTTACCTGGTAGAACAACGTTAGAACTAAATCTACCAAAATAACTTTCATTAGTAGCACCATATTCAATACCCTCAAAAGATCCCTCACTTTCGAATCTAAAGTAATTAAAACTCAAATTGGTTCTTAACCACTTGGTAGGATTATACAATACACCAACTTCAGCACCATAACGCTGTTCAGTAGCCAAGTTAATGGGTATGTTTTCAATAATGGGAATACCATCTTCTTCGGTTAACCTTCCTGTATCTCTCTCAACGCGTTCAAAAGCATCAGTTTCTCTTTGAAAATAAATTGAACTTGTGAGGGTAAGTTTCTCCCAACGTTTTAAATAACCTAAATCAAAGGCATTAGCAAAAGAAGGGTCTAAATCTGGATTACCTTGAAATACATTTATTCTACTTGACTGAGATGGAAATGGATTTAAAAACCAGCTTCTTGGCCTATTGATACGTCTATTGTATCCAAGAGTAACATTTTCATCTTCTCCTAATTCATAAACCAAATTGACGGTTGGGAAAAATCCTCCAAAATTTTTATCGAAATCAAAAATTCTATCAGAATTTCCAGAAACCAGCGGCGTTGTTGTTCCCTTCAGTTGAGTATGCTCGTACCTCAAGCCAAGAAGAAAAGAAAATTGCTCAAATTTATTTCCATACTGTGAATAAACGGCTGTAATATTTTGCTGAAAATCAAAATCACTTGAAACAAACTCATCTGTTTCAAGATTACCTGTTTCGAGATTTTGCCTTTGAACCAAAAATCCTTGAGTTTGATCTGAATAATCTCCTCTAAATCCAACTTCAAATTGAGCATCACCCATAGGCTTTACGTAATCTGCCTGTATGAGATAACTATCCCGTTTTTCAGTTTCTAAGTTATCTTGGAAAGCTACTAATGAATCACTGGGAAGGGTTTGATTTTCATTGATGATTCCATTTTTTGTCTCATTACTACTAGAGTATTGAAGGTCTGCTGTTAACTTATGATCACGATTTTCTTTATCAAATCGTTTTTCGTAATTCATCGAGTATTGAAAACTCTTATCATCTTCTAATTCGTCTTCAATTCTAGCCGTAGTACTATTTTCAATTCCATTTACAAATCGTCTGTTAGTATTGGTCGTCATATCTCTATCATCACCAAACCTAGTGAATAAACTAGCGGTAACTGAGGACATGTCATCGATGAAATACTCAACCCCAGCATTAACATTAAAATTTTGACCAGTTCTATCATACTCCCGGTCTTCTATAATCCTATCAAAATTAGAAATACCTGTATATTTAGTGTCAAAAAATGCGTTACCAGGTCTAGTCCTATCGGTATATCCAAGGCTTGTAAAAATATTGAAATTTTCAGTTCTTAAATTTAAGTCAACAAAAGCACCTGAATTTTTCGGATCCCCAAGTGTTCCTCGAATAGATCCGTTAAAACCAAGGGTTTTTTCTCTTTTTAGAATAATATTTATGATTCCAGCAGTACCTTCGGCATCATACCGTGCAGAGGGGCTTGTAATTACCTCAACAGATTCAATAGCTTCTGCAGGAAGTTGTTGAAAAACATCTTGATCTCCAAATCCAGCAACAGAAGAAGGTTTACCATTTATTAAAATTCTTACATTATTATTACCTCTTAAACTGATAGCTCCATCAATATCTACTGTTACAGAAGGGACATTTCCTAAAGCATCACTTACAGTTCCTCCTGCTGTAGTTAGATCTTTTCCTACGGTGTAAATCTTTTTATCAAGTCTCACTTCTACTTGAGTGGTTTCGGCGACGACGGTCACTTCATCAAGATTGTCTGGCCTAATCCCCAATTTTATTATTCCAAGGTTTGTATCCTTATCTATAGTAAAATTTGAAAAAACTTTAATTTCAAAAGAAATATATTCAATCTCAAGATTGTAAGTCCCTTTTTCTAGCTTTATAGAAAGCCTACCTTCTCTGTTGGTTACTCCTCCATTAACAATACTCCCATCTTCAATACTTTTAGCTGAAATTGAAGCGTATTCCAATGGAAAATCCATTGAAGCATCAATTACTTTTCCTGTCAATTCATACTCCTGTGCAAATCCAATAATAGGAAAAAATGCCAGTATGCTCATTATTTTTTTAAACACTAGTAGTTAATTTAAATTCAATACTATGACTAGTTTATTAAAAGGTGGTTTAATTGAAGCCCGTTAAAGTAGAGTTAACATTAGGCAATTAGTATACGAATGAAGTCTTATCACTGAATTCACTCATTTTTTTTGTGAGGTAACCTACTAGTTGTTATATTTCAACGAATTTAAGAACCTTAACATTGAAAGACATGTCAGAACAAGAAGATCCAAAAAACCAAAACGAAGAAAACCAAGGTGAATCTAAAGAACTTAGTTCTGAGGATGCCCATGTTTTCTTAGATAAAGAAGAAAAGTCTACTCCTAAGGAGAAAGAAACTTCGGAGAAAGAATCTAAAGTTGAAGAGCAAGACATAGAAGATGCCAATGCTAAAGATAGTAAGGAAGAGAAGTCTACTCCTAAGGGAAAAGAAACTTTGGAAAAAGAATCTAAAGTTGAAGTGCAGGACATAGAGGATGCCGACGTCTCTTTAGATAAAGAAGAAAAGTCTACTCCAAAGGAAGAAGAAACTTTGGAGAAAGAATCTAAAGTTGAAGAGCAAGACATAGAGGATGCCAATGCTGAAGATAGTGAGGATGCTGATATTTCAAGACGGCATGATATTGAAATGAAAGATTATCATGCGATGTCTCTTGATGAGTTGGTTTTAGAGATTGAAAATCTTGTTAAAAAAGAGAAAGTACAGTCCATAAAAGATCATGTAAGTAATATTAAAATTGAATTTGATAAAAAATTCAATGAAGTTATAGAAGAGAAAAAAGAAGAATTCCTAGCCGAAGGTGGAAATATTATAGATTTCCATTATTCTTCACCTGTAAAGAAAAACTTCAATACTATTTATTTCGATTATCGTGAAAAAAGAGATCATTACTATTCTCAATTAAAAAAGAATCTCAACACCAATCTTAAAACTAGACTTGGTATCATTGAGGAACTTAAAAGTATGATAGGCTCTGGGGAAAGTATGACTTCCAGTTTCA
It contains:
- a CDS encoding protein with phosphorylated CTD interacting factor 1 WW domain yields the protein MDHYTTQENVQHEYQNWKLSQLILKEIANFLGSKAKFQHVKAGLENTLMNTLGDHQVHGVELFQKIDQQYISSGFSYADISLDDSECSSCLEIITTVIDEHFKDIEIPSEVSSSPDTLSIDDFELKRNQYIDKAYHFVNSETDDATATNAILRSALRYGSIYAETRHIGPPQKVYDLFYKWGVRNEGFASPFNARLLGKPKAQFYSLFENTDEIFGSGGSFFNLNSPENPGHWCLDPPFTSELMIKVDSILASWLKTYTDLSFLLIIPQSHTPSNKPDETITLKKDLHYYEGLEGVLKPLPVNVCIHRYGNIEGFSSDAILEGYSK
- the fumC gene encoding class II fumarate hydratase, translating into MSYRIEKDTIGEVKVPADKLWAAQTERSRNNFKIGPPASMPLEIIYGFAYLKKAAAYTNAELGVLEVEKRDWIAKVCDEILEGQHDDQFPLVIWQTGSGTQSNMNVNEVISNRIHQLQGHELGKGDKFVSPNDDVNKSQSSNDTFPTGMHIAAYKKIVEVTIPGIEQLRDQLQKKAETFKGIVKIGRTHFMDATPLTLGQEFSGYVSQLNHGLKALENTLPHLQELALGGTAVGTGLNTPEGYAEKVAHYIAEFTKLPFVTAENKFEALAAHDALVETHGALKQLAVSLNKIGNDIRMLSSGPRSGIGEITIPANEPGSSIMPGKVNPTQCEALTMVCAQVMGNDVAIGVGGMQGQFELNVFKPVMASNLLQSAQLIGDACVSFEENCAAGIEPNQDRINELLRNSLMLVTALNPKIGYYKAAEIANTAHENGTTLKEEAVNLGYTTEEEFDKWVRPEDMTNS
- a CDS encoding TonB-dependent receptor domain-containing protein, which encodes MSILAFFPIIGFAQEYELTGKVIDASMDFPLEYASISAKSIEDGSIVNGGVTNREGRLSIKLEKGTYNLEIEYISFEIKVFSNFTIDKDTNLGIIKLGIRPDNLDEVTVVAETTQVEVRLDKKIYTVGKDLTTAGGTVSDALGNVPSVTVDIDGAISLRGNNNVRILINGKPSSVAGFGDQDVFQQLPAEAIESVEVITSPSARYDAEGTAGIINIILKREKTLGFNGSIRGTLGDPKNSGAFVDLNLRTENFNIFTSLGYTDRTRPGNAFFDTKYTGISNFDRIIEDREYDRTGQNFNVNAGVEYFIDDMSSVTASLFTRFGDDRDMTTNTNRRFVNGIENSTTARIEDELEDDKSFQYSMNYEKRFDKENRDHKLTADLQYSSSNETKNGIINENQTLPSDSLVAFQDNLETEKRDSYLIQADYVKPMGDAQFEVGFRGDYSDQTQGFLVQRQNLETGNLETDEFVSSDFDFQQNITAVYSQYGNKFEQFSFLLGLRYEHTQLKGTTTPLVSGNSDRIFDFDKNFGGFFPTVNLVYELGEDENVTLGYNRRINRPRSWFLNPFPSQSSRINVFQGNPDLDPSFANAFDLGYLKRWEKLTLTSSIYFQRETDAFERVERDTGRLTEEDGIPIIENIPINLATEQRYGAEVGVLYNPTKWLRTNLSFNYFRFESEGSFEGIEYGATNESYFGRFSSNVVLPGKIQWQTNAFYRGPRVNAQTETDPIASIDLALSKDFLKDDNLTISLNVRDLFNSRKRDQFTITENFTSNSSFQWRVRQVTATLVYRFNQQKREQNRRSNNDDGDFGGS